A genomic window from Gossypium hirsutum isolate 1008001.06 chromosome D10, Gossypium_hirsutum_v2.1, whole genome shotgun sequence includes:
- the LOC121203434 gene encoding uncharacterized protein isoform X2 — translation MCFLWNGYVHDPTTIQLLFEISQALHSDTDLVNMKNDANQQQARFISRFVRMVDHGVEYERHLAFLMECRGALSNIIELKINEHVLSVCSKLIETAKLCLNAKDKYLTSTISFLDKNLPAAAVSSSIAI, via the exons ATGTGTTTTCtttg GAATGGTTATGTACATGATCCAACAACCATACAGTTACTCTTTGAAATATCACAGGCTTTACATAGTGATACTGATCTTGTAAACATGAAAAATGATGCTAACCAACAGCAAGCACGGTTTATTTCTCGTTTTGTCCGAATG GTAGACCATGGAGTAGAGTATGAACGACATTTAGCATTTCTTATGGAATGTCGTGGGGCCCTTAGTAACATTATTGAACTCAAG ATAAACGAACATGTATTATCTGTCTGCTCGAAACTGATTGAAACTGCCAAATTGTGTTTGAATGCGAAGGACAAGTATCTCACTTCCACCATTAGTTTTCTGGACAAGAACTTGCCTGCTGCAGCTGTCTCATCGTCTATTGCTATCTGA
- the LOC121203434 gene encoding uncharacterized protein isoform X1 yields the protein MMHGNSRGIVNMHILDMATRNGYVHDPTTIQLLFEISQALHSDTDLVNMKNDANQQQARFISRFVRMVDHGVEYERHLAFLMECRGALSNIIELKINEHVLSVCSKLIETAKLCLNAKDKYLTSTISFLDKNLPAAAVSSSIAI from the exons ATGATGCATGGGAACTCTCGGGGCATTGTCAATATGCATATACTTGATATGGCTACAAG GAATGGTTATGTACATGATCCAACAACCATACAGTTACTCTTTGAAATATCACAGGCTTTACATAGTGATACTGATCTTGTAAACATGAAAAATGATGCTAACCAACAGCAAGCACGGTTTATTTCTCGTTTTGTCCGAATG GTAGACCATGGAGTAGAGTATGAACGACATTTAGCATTTCTTATGGAATGTCGTGGGGCCCTTAGTAACATTATTGAACTCAAG ATAAACGAACATGTATTATCTGTCTGCTCGAAACTGATTGAAACTGCCAAATTGTGTTTGAATGCGAAGGACAAGTATCTCACTTCCACCATTAGTTTTCTGGACAAGAACTTGCCTGCTGCAGCTGTCTCATCGTCTATTGCTATCTGA
- the LOC121203434 gene encoding uncharacterized protein isoform X3, producing MMHGNSRGIVNMHILDMATRNGYVHDPTTIQLLFEISQALHSDTDLVNMKNDANQQQARFISRFVRMVDHGVEYERHLAFLMECRGALSNIIELKEIADKCNHLLLLNSVHNLIGEY from the exons ATGATGCATGGGAACTCTCGGGGCATTGTCAATATGCATATACTTGATATGGCTACAAG GAATGGTTATGTACATGATCCAACAACCATACAGTTACTCTTTGAAATATCACAGGCTTTACATAGTGATACTGATCTTGTAAACATGAAAAATGATGCTAACCAACAGCAAGCACGGTTTATTTCTCGTTTTGTCCGAATG GTAGACCATGGAGTAGAGTATGAACGACATTTAGCATTTCTTATGGAATGTCGTGGGGCCCTTAGTAACATTATTGAACTCAAG GAAATAGCTGATAAATGCAACCATCTGCTGCTTTTAAACTCAGTCCACAACTTAATTGGAGAATATTAA
- the LOC121203434 gene encoding uncharacterized protein isoform X4 — MMHGNSRGIVNMHILDMATRNGYVHDPTTIQLLFEISQALHSDTDLVNMKNDANQQQARFISRFVRMVDHGVEYERHLAFLMECRGALSNIIELKENMAHY, encoded by the exons ATGATGCATGGGAACTCTCGGGGCATTGTCAATATGCATATACTTGATATGGCTACAAG GAATGGTTATGTACATGATCCAACAACCATACAGTTACTCTTTGAAATATCACAGGCTTTACATAGTGATACTGATCTTGTAAACATGAAAAATGATGCTAACCAACAGCAAGCACGGTTTATTTCTCGTTTTGTCCGAATG GTAGACCATGGAGTAGAGTATGAACGACATTTAGCATTTCTTATGGAATGTCGTGGGGCCCTTAGTAACATTATTGAACTCAAG GAGAATATGGCTCATTATTAG